The DNA sequence CATTGTTGAGTACTGACGGTGCTGCTTGTGATGGGCATGGGGGTGGTGATGGTTGAATCTTCCATAGCTTCTCCAATGTAGTTATAAAGATTTGAGGACTGCAAGGAGGTGGAAATTGAAAATGGGTGTGTGTCAAAAGAGGTTGATGagcttgaataaggaaaatatAGCCCTTGATTTTGTGGAAGAGACAACGTTGAACCCAAGAAGACGCTATTGTTGCTGGTGCTGAAATTTTTACAAACAAAGCTGCTGCTGCAGCTTTCAGAACTCTGTTGCAAAGCTGAGGATGGCAGGTTAATCATTGGTTGGCAAATAATTTCAGATACGCTTTTCTGATCACCAAATGCAAGAGAAAGATTCTGCTTTTGCTTCTGAGCATTACTGGTAGTTGTACTAGTGGTGCTTGTAGTGGCGGCGGCTGCTGCTGTGGTGGCTTTGGCAGTGGTTTTACAAGTTTTCAGACGCTTGTTTTTGCGGCCAGCTCCTAAAGGAACATTACGTAGAGTGCCACCTCTGGTCCAGTGTCTCTTACAAGTCTTGCAAAAATGCCTTGGCTGAGACTTGTTGTAGTTGTTATAATAACAAAACTTGGTATTCGTTGAGTCACACCTCGGGCACTTCAAGGGCTCCGATTGCTGGTGGTTCTGTTGCTGTTGCTGTTGCCGTCTCGCAACCGGAGTTTTTGGAAGCTCCAAGGTCTGAGCCTGCAAAAGGGTCTGGCTCCAGCCTAACCCATCCCAAGAAACCTGCTTAGAACTCAAACCCATCCCTTACAACACCccaaaaatcaagaaaaaagatgattttaatgaaattctagCCTTTGATCAAGAAGAGAGATCAAAATGAAAGATAACAAGAGAAGAAGATTTGATTTGTCCTTATAAGAGAAACACTAGTACTGAATAGCTTGAGAGAAATTGGTGTGAAATGCAAAGAAGTGACAAGGTAGGTGATAAGAAATGAGCATTTATCTCTTGAGTCTCTATCTTAATCTACACTTGCCCTGTACATAGCTATCTATACAAGTACTCTATATATCTGTAATAGGAAACAATAATGATGATGATGGGAATTTAACTAGATGAAGGTTTACTCAAAGCTCTGTATGCTTATGTGGTCCAAGCAAAAGAAATTAATTCTTGCAGGAGATGTAATTCTAGCGAGAATGTCATATATAGTGCGAGTCTCGGATCTAAACCGTTTAATTTAATTGCTCTCAGAGATGATGACCGCGAGTCTCATCTATCCTGAGTAAAGTCGGACTCAAAAAAACAGCGTTGGCCCAAAGTTCATTAAGCCATCTTTAACCAATTTATTCAACATTAAATCTTGATCCAGACACACGGAGCAGGTCGGGTTGACCGCGAGTCAGGTCCAACAGGAATAAGGAATAATCCAGTCCGGTAATGTGACGTGAGAAAGAATAGCAGACCCAGTCACTTCACAGTTCTGTCCGTATGCGCGTCgaagaaattaaatagtcgCCTGGTATGGAGAGAAAATCTGACACGTCCGTACATATGGATATGAGTGATAGAGAGTCACTTCGCAACTCTATCCGTATGCGTGCCGGAGAAATTAAATAGCCGCATGGCATGTAAATAAGATTTGACACGCCCGTACCTACGGATCTGAGTGATAGAGACAAGTAGCACTGATGTCATTAGCAGACAAAGAAAAAAGGAATAGAAGGGGATAAATATCTTTCTTTCCAGCTAAATTTACACTCATATTGTAAATTTTATGCTAAATTTACACTcatattgtaaattttattttctaaattttaaaatatcaataaacaTGGtacttaattttaaagttttttattggatttctcttaaaaattttaaatattaaaaacacaataaaaaaatgttattttttaaaaaaatttaaagtaaaaatgattttaaattgaaaatttaacaaaattttctatttattgatGAAAATACACCTCTTCCCTCTCCACCCAATTCTATAGAGAAGTCATTTACTTAGTCTTGAAGGTGAACGTGGGTTATTTGACACGTGGATAGTGGACTTGTGTGCATGAGTTGTAAAGAGGATGTAGATGTT is a window from the Manihot esculenta cultivar AM560-2 chromosome 16, M.esculenta_v8, whole genome shotgun sequence genome containing:
- the LOC110603489 gene encoding dof zinc finger protein DOF1.4, whose protein sequence is MGLSSKQVSWDGLGWSQTLLQAQTLELPKTPVARRQQQQQQNHQQSEPLKCPRCDSTNTKFCYYNNYNKSQPRHFCKTCKRHWTRGGTLRNVPLGAGRKNKRLKTCKTTAKATTAAAAATTSTTSTTTSNAQKQKQNLSLAFGDQKSVSEIICQPMINLPSSALQQSSESCSSSFVCKNFSTSNNSVFLGSTLSLPQNQGLYFPYSSSSTSFDTHPFSISTSLQSSNLYNYIGEAMEDSTITTPMPITSSTVSTQQWQVPNTSSCMDMTSYWNWDDIDTFVSTDLNIPWNDSELNP